From Halorientalis litorea:
GTCTTCGATGATTGTGTGGTAGTTCGTGACGTGGGTCTGGTCGGTGGCGTCGTGGTCGTGGGAGTAGACGTGGGCGTCGTCGGAGATGGAGACGCGGTCGCCGATTGTGAGGTGGCCGCGGTCGTCGAGGTGAACGTCGTCGTGGACGACCACGTTGTCGCCCATCTCGATGTTGTGGCCGTAGGTGAAGGAGATGCTCTTGAACAGGCGGAGGCCGTCTCCGGCTTCGGCGAAGAGGTGGTCGGCGAGCATCTGCCGGAACCGGAGCGCGAAGGCGATGTTGTCGGCCATCGGCGTGGCGTCGAACTGCCGCCAGAGCCACTGGAGGTGCTTCGAACGCTCGAACTGACCCTCGGGCATCGTCTCGATTTCGGCGTAGTACTCGCTCTCGAGCGTGGCGTTGCAGGGGTCGTACCCCTGCAGACGGACGCGTTCGGCGGGGGAAACGTCCGCGCCCGACTGCCACCGCTCGTATGCCTCCCGGTCGCCGTGGAGGTCGACGAGCACGTCCTCGACGACCTGACAGGTGTCCTCGTCGCTGCTGAGGCGGCGGTCGACGTCGTCGAGGAACGCCTGTAATCCCTCCTCGGCGAGCGGCGGCAACGAGACGTGTCGCTTCGTCATGTACCACTCTCATCACACCCGGCGTTACAAAGGGGTTGTCGTTACTCTCGCGTCCGTTACCTCGCGGTAACCGCGCACGTTCGGGCAGGTGCTCGGGGACGGGAACGACCAGTCTACACCGCCGAACCGC
This genomic window contains:
- a CDS encoding acyltransferase, translated to MTKRHVSLPPLAEEGLQAFLDDVDRRLSSDEDTCQVVEDVLVDLHGDREAYERWQSGADVSPAERVRLQGYDPCNATLESEYYAEIETMPEGQFERSKHLQWLWRQFDATPMADNIAFALRFRQMLADHLFAEAGDGLRLFKSISFTYGHNIEMGDNVVVHDDVHLDDRGHLTIGDRVSISDDAHVYSHDHDATDQTHVTNYHTIIEDDVRVTYDSMVRAGVRMGENSILAAKSIAGADVPAHHIAAGQPAESIAVKDGWESTAAPLEDGNVDRRAERVVEYDLPEDFEQFDEFHRDRSSPTEQ